A window of Gemmatimonadota bacterium genomic DNA:
TACGGAACGGGGATCACATACACGCGGGCAGACATTCCAGCGAGCTATTCGCCGATTGCGCCGCTGAATGGCTGAAAGGGTACGACGCCGACGATCCCTTCTTCACGTACGTCTCGTTCATGGCCCCGCACGATCCGCGGACGATGCCGGGCGCATACCTGGATTTGTACGATCCGGCGGAAGTGCCGCTACCGGACAACTTCATGGGCGGCCATCCCTTCGACAACGGCGATCTGAAAGTACGGGACGAATTGCTCGAGGACTTTCCCCGCGACCCGGACAGGACACGGCGCCATATCGCGGAATACTATGCGATGATTACCCATCTCGACGCCCAGGTGGGGAGGATTCTGGACGCGCTGGAAGCGTCCGGAAAGGCGGATGACACCATCGTGGTCTTCGCCGGGGACAACGGACTGGCGGTCGGCCAGCATGGACTTTTCGGAAAGCAGAACCTGTACGACCACAGCATTCGCGTGCCCCTGGTGTTCTCCGGTCCGGGCATCACCCGCGGTGTCCGGCGGAGCGCTTACGCGTATCTGCTCGACATCTTTCCCACCCTGTGCGACCTGATTGGCATCGATACGCCCGGTTCCGTGGAAGGAACGAGCCTCGCGCCCGCGCTCGACGACCCCGGCGCGCGCCCGCGGGACACGCTGTTCGGCGCCTACCGGCAATGGCAGCGCATGGTGAAGGACGAACGGTTCAAACTGATCGAGTACGTGGTCGACGGACGCCGTACCACGCAGTTGTTCGACCTGTCGCAGGACCCCTGGGAATGCCACAACCTGGCCGGGGTCACATCATATGCGGACTGTATGCACGGCCTGCGGAACCGGCTCCGTGCATGGCGCGATGATTGGGATGATGCCTGCAGCGAGTGGGGCCGGGCCTTCTGGGCGGGTTACGATGCGTCCTGAACACATACCGCGGCGCCGTGCGCGTCCCAAACGATGAATCGAGCGCAGGGAGGCCGGGCCGGTCGGTTACGCGACTCGAGTCGGCGTCGGAAAAGACTCGCCGACCGGGCTGGCGTCCTTGGTGGGTCAGCACATTCCCGGCGTCAGGCTACGGCTGCGCGGTTCCTGACGGATCTGAAGAGGACCAGCCCGATCGCACCCGTACCGATGATGATCATCAGCATATTAATAGCCCAACCGACATAGGGAAGGCTCACGGCGATCAGCACCAGGACCAGCCCGACGAGCAACGACAGGGCCATGGAACCCGTATCCTGCTGTTTCGGCCGCAGCAACGCGCTTCCCAGGAAGTGCGCCACGACGATCTTGGACACGTACAGGCCCAATGCCCAGACGGCAGCCATTACGAGTCCGGCCGGCAGACCGATGAGCGTCACGCAGAGCAGGACCGCCGCAACCGGCATCACTATGAGGACCAGGGCTCCGACCCCCGCAGACAGCGCCATTTCGCCCAGGCCGTCGAGTGGCACGCGGCGCAGCGCCGGAAGCGCCCGGAGCAGAAGCATGCCCGATATGAATGCCGCGGCCAGCCACAGGGCCATGCGCACGAAAGTCCAGACCGACAGTAGTTCGCCCTCATCCCGATCCGGTTCGGGAACGTCGACGATCGTTTCGCCGACAACAGAAGCGGCGGAATCCATCTGCAGATTCTCCCCGGCCGGCAGCTCGACGTCGAGATTCCCGCCGATCGACGCAGACGAATGAACGGCCGCCAGACTACCAAAGAAAGTAACGTCCCGCTTCACCTCGCCCGTTACCGTAAGGGTGTTACCGAACGCCGTCACGTTGCGGCCGACCGATCCGCCGACGTTGACATCTTCTGCAAATGCGAACAAGTCCCCCCCGATTGATGCGTCCCGTCTGGAGAGAATCGACTGGGCGAATCCATAGATGCTCTGACCGACTGTATCTCCAATGCGAATCACCTGTCCGAACGCTGCGATTCCGCCTCCCACATCGCCATCAATTTCGATGGCCCTCCCGAAGGAATACACATCGCCATGGACGGCACCCACGATTTCGACCGACTGGGCGAACACGATCAGGTCCCCGGTCACCACGCCGTCGATTCGGGCCGTGCGACCGAAGACAATGAGCGTGTCGTCAATGATTTCGTCCGATTCTATGGAGATGTTTTCGCCGGAACGTGTTTCCATGGCCTCCGCCGGAGCAGACAACCCCACTGCCAAGACCAGGCACCCGAGTAACTTCAAAGCTCCTGGTAATCTTCGTATCAGGACGAATACAGTACATAGCAGCATAATGGCAAACGCCGCGACACCAGCACTGCTGACCAGAGATTCCATGATCGAGCCTCCTTCCTGGATGAAGTAAAACCCTGAGCTGAATAGCAGGGACAGTTGTCCGGTAACGCCCAAAGGGCTGAGCCACTCAATGCTCCAAGGCAACTGCAAAGCCATTATCGAGCCAAGTCCCATCCTTAGCAGAGCCGCGAATACCGTGACCAGTCCCATCAATATCAAGGCATGGATTGGAGAAGGAGCATGGGCAGGATTCGTTTCCACCAGGAAGGCTTCGGTGTTCCCCAATACCCCAACGAGCGCATCCCGCTCCGTCTTCAATGCATGCACAAGGTCCCGGCACCGCGGGCAGCGGCTCAGATGATCTTCGAACTCGAGCGCTTCGGATCCGGATAACTCGCCGTCAGCATACATCGAGGTCGTGAGTTCAGAAGGACAAGCCTCCTTGCTCACCTTTTCGTCCGTCATAGCTCCCTCAGCTCCTCTCGCAATCGTTGCTTGGCACGTAAAATCAGCGTCGCTACCGTGTTCCTGTTCAGTTCGAGTGCTTCGCCGATTTCTTCGTAGGTGAACTCGTTGTAATAGGCCAGTACGAGCGGTACGCGATACTTGTCGGAGAGCGACTGTATTGCCGCTCGCACCCGTTCGCCCTTTTCTGCCCGGACCAGAAAATCGAGGGTGTCCTCGGATACCCGGGAAGGACCGATCCGGTCGGGATCGATGGATTCATAGATCCTGGTCTCGCTGCTACGACGACGCAGCAGGTCAAGACAATGATTGGTGGCTATTTTCAAAAGCCAGTTCAGGTACGACTTCGAACTGTCGACGGTCGAACGCTTCAGGTAGGCGCGAAAGAAGACTTCCTGTGCCGCGTCCTCGGCATCATCGATAGACTTCAATAGATATCGACAGAGTGCGAGAATCCGCCGGTAATGCGTCCGGTGGGTCTTGTCGAAATCCCGATCTGGTGCGCGCCGGCTGCCTGCGGTCGAGTTCATAACACCACTACGAGCGGCGGACCGAAAGAGTTTCAAAGTCGTGTCTCCGGGTCAGGTACCCGACACGACGAGTTTTTCGGAAGAGGGAGGGCGGAATCGTGGAGGAAGGCATCAACTGCGTCTGGAGAGAATCCCTTATATCCTTGATATCGCGGGCCTTACGGCCACCGCACAGTATTTGAATTCGGGGATCTTGCCGTCGGGGTCGAGGGCGTCGTTGGTCAGGATATTGGCGGCGGCTTCCTTGAAATGGAAGGGGATGAAAACGTTGCCGTCGGCCACGCGCGTCGACGACTTCGATTTCAGGGTGATGGCGCCGCGGCGAGAGGAGACGACCACCAGGGCACCGTCTTCACAGCCCAGGCGTTCGATGTCCCGAGGCGTCATCTCCACGAAGGGTTCCGGGGATATGACGTCGAGGGCCCGGGCGCGGCGGGTCATGGTGCCCGTGTGCCAGTGCTCCAGGACGCGGCCCGTATTCAGGACGAAGGGATACTCTTCGTCCGGCAGTTCGTCCGGCGGGGCAAAGGATACGGGGGTGAATCTGCCCCTGCCGCTGGGAAAGGTGTCGGTAAAGAGGACCGGCTCTTCCAGGGGCCATACCACGGTTTCCTGCTCCATCGCTTCGTAGGTGATGCCGTTGAAAATCGGCGTCACCGAGACGATTTCATCCCACACCGCCTCCGGACCGCCGTAGTCCCAGCGTGGACCGTTCTCGCCCTGCTCCATGCGGATCATCCGGTTGGCGAGGTCGATCAGGATGTCTCCGTCCAGGCGGGCTTCGCCGGGCGGATCCAGCGCCTGTCTTCCGATCTGCACCATGCGGTTCGTGTTGACGTAGGTTCCCCGCTTCTCCGCCGCGGTGGAAGCGGGCAGGATCACGTCCGCGAACTCCGCGGTCTCCGTCAGGAAGATATCCTGCACGACGAGAAACGACAGACTCTGCAGGGCTTTCCGGACCTTGTTCATGTTCGGGTCGGAAAGAAAGGGGTTCTCCCCCATCATGAGCATGCCCGCGATGCGGCCGTCGAGGGCGGCATGCATGATTTCCACGACCGTCAGGCCCGAACGCGGGTCGAGACGCGTATCCCATGCCTGCTCGAAATGCTTCCGCACGTCCGGATCGTCCGCAGGCTGGTAGCCCGGATAGAACCGCGGAATCAGTCCCACGTCGGAGGCGCCCTGCACGTTGTTCTGTCCCCGCAGCGGATGGAGCCCCGTGCCCGGGCGTCCGATGTTTCCGGTCATCAGGCAAAGCGAGATGAGTGCCCGGGCATTGTCCGTACCATTGACATGCTGGCTGATCCCCATGCCCCAGAAGATCATGGCCTGCCGCGCGCGACCGTACTCGACGGCGATCTCTTCGATTACCGGGGCGGGAACGCCGGTGATCTGCGAAACCAGTTCGGGCGTATAGGACCGCAGGGCCGGTTCGAGCGCATCGAAGTGTTCCGTCCGGGCCGCGATAAATTCCCGGTCCTGCAACCCTTCACGCAGAATCACGTGCATCAGTCCGTTGAGCAACGCAATGTCCGTGCCGGGCTTGAACCGTACGTACCGTGTGGCGTGGTCGGCGATGGTCGGCCGCCTGGGATCGAGGACAATCATCCTGGCACCGCGGTCGACGGCTTGTTTCATGTAGGTAGCGGCGACGGGATGGTTGTCTTCCGTATTGGAACCAACCACGAAGATGACGTCGGTTTCAAGGACTTCCTGAAAGGCGTTCGAGACCGCCCCGCTCCCGATGGCCTCGGTGAGGGCCGCCACGGAGGAGGCGTGACAGAGGCGCGTGCAGTGATCTACGTTGTTGGTACCGAAGACCACGCGTACCAGCTTTTGAAAAAGGTAGGCTTCTTCGTTGGTCACCTTGGCCGACCCGAAGCCGGCCAGCGCGCCCGGCCCCTGCTTTTGCTTGATTCCCAGCAAACGGCGGGCCGCCAGGTCCAGCGCCTCGTCCCATTCGGCCTCACGGAACACTTCCCGGATGCGATCGTTCCATTCCGGTGACCGCAGCGAGCGCCGGAACTCCCGGTAATCCTGGAAGTCCGCCGAAAGCGGCCGCTTCGGATAGGCGTCTTCCCGCCTGATGAGGGGTTTCAGGAGCCGCTGCGGATGGTGGGTGTAGTCGTAGCCATATCTTCCCTTGACACACAGCCGGCCTTCGGTGTGGGTATCTTCCCGCCCCGTCACCTGTACGATTCGATTGTTCTGTACATGGTACGAAATCCCACATCCTACCCCGCAATAGGGACAGACCGAGTCGATTTTCCTCGGTACGGTTTCATGCCGGCACACCGCCTCAGCGGGCTGCCCGCCATCGTGCGCGCTGGTCGAAACGCCATCGGCGGCGTCGACCCGGCCCCGGGGTGGACCGGCGGTTTCCGCGATCCCGCGGCCTGTCTCGACGAGGGAGATATCCGTCAGGGCAGAGGTGGGGCACGCGGCCACGCACTCGCCGCAGGAAACGCAGGAGGAGTTCCCCATGGGGAGGTCGTTATCGAAGGCGATGCGGGTATGGCATCCCTTGCCGGCACGGCCGATGACGTCGTTTACCTGGACATCGTCGCAGGCGCGGATACACCGGTCGCACAGGATGCAGGCGTTGTGATCCACCGCGATGACGGGCGAGGACAGGTCGTGCTCGACTAACGAGTTCGAACATGTCGAGGCATACCGTGACGGATCCGACTGCAGCAGTCTGCCCAGTCGGGCAAGTTCGTCCTGTGCCGGTGGTCTGCGCCGTTTCTCCTCGGGGGGTTGTCCGGCCTCCAGCAGTTCCACCAGGGTACGGCGCGTGCGAAGTACCCGCTCCGTATCGGTGCGTACCACCATGCCTTCTTCGACCTGGCGGATACAGGCCGCCGGCAGCGTGCGGGAGTTATCGACGTCGACCGCGCACACGCGGCACACGGCGACCGGTCGCAGTTTGGGATCGTGGCACAGGGTGGGAATGTCGATGCCGGCTGACCGGGCCGCTTCCCAGATCGTGGCGCCTCCCGGCGCGGTAACGCTCCTGCCGTCGATCGTCAGCGTGACGTTCCCACTACTCATCCGAACCGCCCCTGTCTTCCTCCCCATGACGGTTCGCCGCATGCCGGCGGGGTGTTTCGAATTCGTTTGAGAAGTGCCTGAGCGCCGAGGTGAGCGGGAGCGCAGCGGCCTGGCCCAGACCGCAGATGGAGGTGAGCTCCATCGCTTCGGCAACGTCCGCCACAGGCGCCAGCGTATCGGCCCGGGCATCTTCCTCCAGGACGGTATCCAGCAGCTGGACCAGATAGGCCGTGCCGGTTCGGCAGGGAACGCACTTGCCGCAGGACTCGTTGCGGAAGAAGGTGACCACGTTGCGGGCCAGATCCGCCATGTCCGCGCCTTCGGCCACGACAACGACGGCGCCGGATCCCAGCATGGAGCCCGCTTCCGACAGCGGTCTGAAGTCGAGCGGCACATCCGCCATGGACGCGGGCAGGAAACCCGAAGATGCCCCGCCCGGCGCAAAGGCTTTCAGTTTCCGCCCTCCGGAAACGCCCCCGCCGAAGTCATTGATGAGATCGCTTACCCGCGTCCCGAGCGGGATTTCGTAGACCCCCGGTTTTTCGACATGACCGCTGAGGGCGATGTACTTGCGTCCCGAAGCGCCGTTCACCCCCTGGGACTTGAACCAGTCCGCGCCGCGTTGCAGTATGGCGGGCACCCAGGCGAAGGTCTCGACGTTGTTGATCAGCGTGGGCCGGCCGTGCAGCCCGTGGGTACCCGGAAACGGCGGCTTGTTCCGGGGCTCGGCCCGTTTGCCCTCCATCGCTTCCAGCAGGGCCGTCTCTTCACCGCAGATGTATCCGCCGGGGCTGTCGAATATCTCCAGGTGGAAAGACCGATCCGTGTTCAGGATATCATCACCAAGGTATCCGGCCGAGTAGAACGCCCTGATGGTCCGTGCGAGGACCTCGCGCTCCCGGTCGTATTCGTGTCGCAGGAACAGGTAGCCCTGGCACGCGCCGACGGCAAGGCCGCCCAGGA
This region includes:
- the fdhF gene encoding formate dehydrogenase subunit alpha, which codes for MSSGNVTLTIDGRSVTAPGGATIWEAARSAGIDIPTLCHDPKLRPVAVCRVCAVDVDNSRTLPAACIRQVEEGMVVRTDTERVLRTRRTLVELLEAGQPPEEKRRRPPAQDELARLGRLLQSDPSRYASTCSNSLVEHDLSSPVIAVDHNACILCDRCIRACDDVQVNDVIGRAGKGCHTRIAFDNDLPMGNSSCVSCGECVAACPTSALTDISLVETGRGIAETAGPPRGRVDAADGVSTSAHDGGQPAEAVCRHETVPRKIDSVCPYCGVGCGISYHVQNNRIVQVTGREDTHTEGRLCVKGRYGYDYTHHPQRLLKPLIRREDAYPKRPLSADFQDYREFRRSLRSPEWNDRIREVFREAEWDEALDLAARRLLGIKQKQGPGALAGFGSAKVTNEEAYLFQKLVRVVFGTNNVDHCTRLCHASSVAALTEAIGSGAVSNAFQEVLETDVIFVVGSNTEDNHPVAATYMKQAVDRGARMIVLDPRRPTIADHATRYVRFKPGTDIALLNGLMHVILREGLQDREFIAARTEHFDALEPALRSYTPELVSQITGVPAPVIEEIAVEYGRARQAMIFWGMGISQHVNGTDNARALISLCLMTGNIGRPGTGLHPLRGQNNVQGASDVGLIPRFYPGYQPADDPDVRKHFEQAWDTRLDPRSGLTVVEIMHAALDGRIAGMLMMGENPFLSDPNMNKVRKALQSLSFLVVQDIFLTETAEFADVILPASTAAEKRGTYVNTNRMVQIGRQALDPPGEARLDGDILIDLANRMIRMEQGENGPRWDYGGPEAVWDEIVSVTPIFNGITYEAMEQETVVWPLEEPVLFTDTFPSGRGRFTPVSFAPPDELPDEEYPFVLNTGRVLEHWHTGTMTRRARALDVISPEPFVEMTPRDIERLGCEDGALVVVSSRRGAITLKSKSSTRVADGNVFIPFHFKEAAANILTNDALDPDGKIPEFKYCAVAVRPAISRI
- a CDS encoding sulfatase-like hydrolase/transferase codes for the protein MSRKPPNVLFLFTDDQRFDTIGALGNPCVRTPALDRLVSRGTTFTHAHIPGGTSAAVCMPSRAMLHTGRTLFHLDGAGADIPPEHVMLGEYLQSLGYRTWGTGKWHNGASSFGRSFSDGANIFFGGMDDHWNVPVFDYDSEGRYDGTLPQCPDAFRSNALKIRNGDHIHAGRHSSELFADCAAEWLKGYDADDPFFTYVSFMAPHDPRTMPGAYLDLYDPAEVPLPDNFMGGHPFDNGDLKVRDELLEDFPRDPDRTRRHIAEYYAMITHLDAQVGRILDALEASGKADDTIVVFAGDNGLAVGQHGLFGKQNLYDHSIRVPLVFSGPGITRGVRRSAYAYLLDIFPTLCDLIGIDTPGSVEGTSLAPALDDPGARPRDTLFGAYRQWQRMVKDERFKLIEYVVDGRRTTQLFDLSQDPWECHNLAGVTSYADCMHGLRNRLRAWRDDWDDACSEWGRAFWAGYDAS
- a CDS encoding NAD(P)H-dependent oxidoreductase subunit E, yielding MLIDDLKEIQARHGYLPEEELKSLSERKGIPLYEAHGVASFYPHFRLQPPPEATLRVCTDLSCHLHGARDVLETLRETVDYAGLDEWDVSETSCLGQCDGAPVVSINDRSYRSMAENRLGAYVARLAEDGRVARQLVRRLAAPGFIDPYDHPLAAESLKQWISGGDAGRLVQTIKDSGLRGMGGAGFPTGVKWDLVRETASAVKYAICNADESEPGTFKDREILYHYPHLVIEGMILGGLAVGACQGYLFLRHEYDREREVLARTIRAFYSAGYLGDDILNTDRSFHLEIFDSPGGYICGEETALLEAMEGKRAEPRNKPPFPGTHGLHGRPTLINNVETFAWVPAILQRGADWFKSQGVNGASGRKYIALSGHVEKPGVYEIPLGTRVSDLINDFGGGVSGGRKLKAFAPGGASSGFLPASMADVPLDFRPLSEAGSMLGSGAVVVVAEGADMADLARNVVTFFRNESCGKCVPCRTGTAYLVQLLDTVLEEDARADTLAPVADVAEAMELTSICGLGQAAALPLTSALRHFSNEFETPRRHAANRHGEEDRGGSDE
- a CDS encoding RNA polymerase sigma factor, producing MNSTAGSRRAPDRDFDKTHRTHYRRILALCRYLLKSIDDAEDAAQEVFFRAYLKRSTVDSSKSYLNWLLKIATNHCLDLLRRRSSETRIYESIDPDRIGPSRVSEDTLDFLVRAEKGERVRAAIQSLSDKYRVPLVLAYYNEFTYEEIGEALELNRNTVATLILRAKQRLREELREL